The bacterium genome contains the following window.
TCGGTGAGATCGGCGGCAGCGCTGAAGAGGAGGCGGCGGCCTTTATCAGGGAAGAGGTGAAGAAGCCTGTCGTCTCCTTCATCGCCGGCCAGACGGCGCCTCCCGGCAAGCGCATGGGACACGCCGGAGCCATCATAGCCGGCGGAAAAGGAACGGCTGCCGAAAAGATCAAGGCTCTCGAAGCTGCAGGTGTCACGGTGAGCAAGAGCCCCGCCGACATCGGCGCCAGGATAGCCGAAGTCCTGGGCAGGTAACGGAGGCAAATATGAACAAAGCAAACGCCTGGAATGAGGAGACGGTCGTCGCCGAGCACGAAGGTCGTCAGATCACCGTCATCCCCAGATACTGCAAGGGGTGTGAGATCTGCGTGAAGCTGTGTCCCACATCCACACTGGAGATCAGGGATTTCAAGGTCCACGTTGTCCGCATCGAGGATTGCAACGAATGCACGCTCTGCGAGGTCAGGTGCCCCGACTTCGCCATCGAGGTCGCCGGTTCGGGCAAAAAGGGGAAAAAGTGATGAGTGGAAAAGAAGTATTTTACCAGGGAAATGAAGCCTGCGCGGAGGGGGCGCTTTACGCGGGTTGCCGGTTCTTCGGCGGCTACCCCATCACACCGTCCACCGAGGTGGCAGAGATCCTGTCCCGCCGCCTGCCCAGGCTTGGGGGCGCCTTCATCCAGATGGAAGACGAGATCGCTGCCATGGCTTCGGTCATCGGCGCCTCTCTTGTCGGGAAGAAAAGCCTGACCGCAACCAGCGGTCCCGGGATGTCGCTGAAGCTGGAGAACCTCGGGTTCGCCTGCCTCACCGAGGTTCCATGTGTGATCCTGAACGTCATGAGGGGCGGCCCGAGCACGGGTCTGCCCACCGGCCCCAGCCAGTCTGACGTCATGCAGGCCCGGTGGGGTACACACGGTGACCATCCCGCCATCGTACTGACCCCGGCTTCCGTACAGGAGATCTTCACCGAGACGGTGAGGGCTTTCAACATCTCCGAGCGCCTTCGGACACCGGTGATCCTGCTCACCGACGAGATCATCGGACACATGAGGGAGAAGATCCGCGTCCCCGAAGAGGGTGAGCTGGAGATCTGGGACAGGCCGAGGCCGGATTGTCCCCCGGAAGAGTACAAGCCGTATGACACCAGCAAGGGGATCATCCCCCCCATGGCCGATTTCGGAACCGGTTACCGCTGGCACTGCACCGGCCTGAACCACGACGAGACGGGGTTCCCCACCAACAAGCCCTCCCTGGTCCAGCCGGAGGAGGAGAGGCTGATGGCCAAGGTCACCGAGAACCTGGATATCCTGGAAAGTTACGAGTACACCCAGGCGGAGGGGGCCAGGGTCGGCATCATGGCCTTCGGTTCCAGCGCCCGGTCGGCCAAGGCGGCCATCGCCATGGCGGCCGAAGAGGGGATCGCCGTTGATTTCCTCAGGCCCATCACGCTGTGGCCCTACCCCGCGGCCCCCACCATCGAGATGGCCGGGCGGGTCGACACCATCATCGTCCCCGAGATGAACCTCGGGCAGATGATCGAGGAGGTCCAGCGCTGTATCGAGGGCCGTGCAAGAGTGGCCGGAGTCAACCGCGTGGACGGAGACCCCATTACCCCGGAAAACATCCTCGACAAGATCAGGGAGGTGGCGTGATGTCGTTTGACTACATTAAATATCTGCGGCCCGGCAAGCTCCCTCACATATGGTGCCCGGGCTGCGCTCACGGCACCGTCATGAAGTCCATTATCAGGGGCATCGACAGGGTTGGCCTCGACAAGGACAGGACGGTCATCGTGTCGGGTATCGGCTGCGCGTCGCGGATGCCGGGATACGTGGATTTCAATACGCTGCACACCACCCACGGCCGTTCTCTGGCCTTTGCAACAGGCGTCAAGATGGCCGACCCGAGCCTCAACGTCATCTGTGTCGCCGGTGACGGAGATTCCCTGGCCATCGGGGGCAACCACTTCATCCACGCCTGCCGAAGAAACATCGACATCACCATGGTGGTTTTCAACAACAACATCTACGGCATGACCGGAGGTCAGTTCTCCCCGACCACGCCCCACGGCAAGCTGGCCAGCACGACGCCCTACGGGAACCCGGATTACGCCTTCGATGTGGTCCAGCTGGCCATGGGTGCCGGAGCCACCTACGTATCCAGGAGTACGGCCTACCACGCCATCCCCCTGGAGAGGCAGATCGCAGACGGCATCACCCACAGAGGTTTTTCCGTCATCGATGCTCTGTGCACCTGTCCCACCACTTATGGGAGAAGGAACAAACTGGGGTCTGCCGCCGATATGCTCCTGTGGTTAAAGGACAACACGGTGGGCATCAAGGCGGCCGCAAACCTGCCCGACGAAAAAAAGGAGGGCAAGATCCTTACAGGCGTCTTCCGGCAGGAGGAAAAACCCGAATACTGCGACGAGTACAAGAAGATCATCAAAATGGCCCAGGGAAAATAAAAACCTTTGGTTTTTATTTATAGGAGAAAATAACAATGGCTCAAAGGTATGAAGTGCGTCTCAGCGGATCCGGCGGCCAAGGCCTTGTCCTCGGGGGAGTGATCCTTGCCGAGGCCGTTGCTCTCTACGAGGGGATCAACGCCGTCCAGACACAGTCTTACGGGCCGGAGGCCCGGGGCGGCGCCAGCAAGTCAGAGGTCATCATCTCCGATGGGGATATCGACTATCCCAAGGCGACCAGCATCGACCTGCTTTTGACCCTGACCCAGGAATCGTGTGACAAGTATTACTCAGACCTGAAGGACGGGGGGATAATACTGGCCGACTCCAGGATGGTCACCGATCTTCCGAAAGGGAATTACAAGATCTATCACCTGCCCATCATTGACACGGCCAAGGAGAAAGTGGGCAAGGTCTTTGTGGCCAACATCGTGGCTCTCGGAGCCATTGCCGGCCTGGTGGACAGCGTTTCATACGAGAGTGTTGAAAAGGCTGTCCTCAGCAGGGTTCCGAAAGGTACGGAAGAGATCAACAAACGGGCCTTGAAACTGGGGTACGAACTGGTTGCCTAGCAACGTGCCGGACTTTACCGACACGTTGCGATGAGTTTTTCGAAATGCCCCTTATTTTGGATGTTTTCCTGAAATAATTGGCATTTAGCAGGTGAAATATGATGGCTATCTACCAAATATGCCATATGCTTTTCCGTTTTTCGCTGAATTGCCTTTCGAAAAACTTAAGCCGGGAGTCTGAAACGGATAGTCCGGGCCAGGTTTTTTGCATAATATTTAAACGATATGGAACCACTGGCGGTGGTGCCGTATTGTGTAACTTGACATGACTTTTCACAAGTTCTATACAAACCAGATAAGTTTCTGTTAATAGTCCTGCGCCCTGGTTCATCAGCGGTGCGGATCGCGTGTCCGGCGGGAGCGGTTGTATTAATCGGTTGGAGGGGCTCGCCCGGGTCGTCCGGTGGTTCACACCGGATCAAAGCGGTTTTTCAACATTACTACCCCTCTGAAGGAAAGGTGCCATGTCCTTACTTACGAGTAACGTCGGCAGGAAAGTGCTCATGGCGGTCAGCGGCCTGTTCCTTGTGCTGTTTGCCGTGGCGCACCTCGTCGGAAACTCGACCATCTGGTTGGGTTCCGGCTGGATCAACGCCTACGCGGAGCATCTCCACGGACTCCCCGTCGTGGTCTGGCCGTTCAGAGCCTTCATGCTCTTCATGCTCTGCGTCCACGTCTTTTTCGGCATCACCCTGACCCTGGAAAACTGGGGCGCCAACCCCGGCAAGTACGCGGTCAAGAAACAGCAGAAGATCACCCTTGCCAGCAAGACCATGATCTGGACCGGGCTGGCACTGCTGGTCTTCCTCGTTCTTCACCTGCTTCACTTCACCATCAAGGCCCTTCCCGGTGTGGTTCAGATCATGGACTCCCACGGGAGGCCCGACGTTTACACGATGATGGTTGTCGGCATGTACAATATCCTGCCGGCGGTTCTTTATGTCCTGGCCATGGCTGTTTTGTTCCTCCACACCAGCCACGGCATCGGGAGCATCTTCCAGACTATCGGTCTTAACAACGATAAGACTCTGCCGAGGTTCAACCTGGCCGCCACACTCCTGGCAACGGTTTTCCTCGTCGGTTTCGGTGCGATCCCGGTTTTCATTGCCGCGCACTTTCTGAACTAAGGGGGTCTAAAAGTGATACTCGACGGAAAAAGTCCGACCGGACCCATAGAACAGAGCTGGGACAAACACCGCTTCGACATGAAGCTGGTGAACCCCTCCAACAAGCGTAAATACAAGGTGCTGGTTGTCGGGACCGGTCTTGCCGGAGCCTCGGCGGCCGCCTCCCTGGGGGAACTGGGATACAACGTGGAAGCGTTCTGTTACCAGGATTCCCCGCGACGGGCCCATTCCATAGCCGCACAGGGCGGGATCAACGCCGCCAAGAACTATCCCAACGACGGCGACAGTATCCGGCGGCTCTTTTACGATACCGTAAAGGGCGGCGACTTCAGGGCACGGGAGGCCGATGTGTGGCGCCTGGCCCAGGTGAGCAACGACATCATCGACCAGTGCGTGGCCCAGGGGGTTCCCTTCGCCCGGGATTACGGCGGCTACCTGGACAACCGATCCTTTGGCGGCGCCCAGGTTTCCAGGACCTTCTACGCCAGGGGCCAGACGGGACAGCAGCTTCTTATCGGCGCCTACTCGGCCCTCATGAGGCAGGTCAAGGCCGGCACGGTGAAGATCTACCCCCGCACCGAGATGCTGGACCTGGTCCTCATCGACGGCGAGGCCAAGGGGATCACCATCCGGGACCTTATCACCGGTGAGTACCGCACACATGTCGGCGACGCCGTGATCCTGTGCACCGGCGGCTACGCCAACGTCTACGACCTGTCCACCATGGCCCGTGGCCAGAGCGTCAAGGCCAACTGGGCAGCCCACAAGAAGGGTGCCTTCTTCGCCAACCCCTGCTACACGCAGATACACCCCACCTGTATTCCCCAGGCCGGCGATTACCAGTCCAAGCTCACCCTCATGTCCGAATCGCTGCGCAACGACGGACGTTGCTGGGTTCCCAAGAACCATGGCGATAACCGTGCTCCCGGAGATATCCCCGAGGAGGACAGGGATTACTACCTTGAGAGGAAGTACCCCTCCTTCGGTAACCTGGCTCCCCGAGACATCGCCTCCCGGGCCGCCAAGGAGCAGTGTGACGACGGCCGCGGTGTGGGACCGGGCGGCCGCGGTGTTTATCTTGACTTTGCCGACGCCATCAAAAGGCTGGGAGAAGACACCATACGGGAGCGCTACGGCAACCTTTTCGAGATGTACGAACTCATTACCGCAGAGAACGGCTACAAGGTTCCCATGCGCATCTACCCGGCCCCCCATTACGCCATGGGCGGCCTCTGGGTGGACTACAACTGCATGAGCAACCTTCCGGGGCTGTTCGTCCTGGGCGAGGCCAACTTCTCGGTACACGGTGCCAACAGGCTCGGCGCCAGCGCCCTCATGCAGGGCTTGGCCGATGGTTACTTCGTCATTCCGTACACCATCGCCAACTACCTGGCCCAGACGACACCCGGTATGCTCAAGCAGGACGCTGCCGAGTGCCTGGCCTCCATCGACGAGGCCAAGGGAGTTGTCAATAAACTTCTGTCCATCGATGGAAAACGAACCGTTGCTGATTTCCATCGTGAACTGGGCAAGGTCATGTGGGATTACGCTGGAATGGCACGCAGCGAGGAAAGCCTCACCACGGCTATCGAAAAGATCCCCGCCATCCGTGAGGAGTTCTGGGAGAACGTCAAGGTCCCCGGGACAGGCCAGGAACTCAACCAGCAGCTGGAAAACGCCAACCGGGTCGCCGACTTCATGGAGTTTGCCGAGCTGTTCTGCAGGGATGCCCGTCACAGGAAGGAATCTTGCGGTGGACACTTCAGGGTGGAATACCAGACCGACGACGGTGAGGCTGTACGGGACGATGAGAACTTCTGCTATTCGGCAGGGTGGGAGTTCAAGGGAGTCGGCAACGAGCCCGAGATGCACAAAGAGCCACTTAAGTTCGAGAACGTCGAACTGGCGGTAAGGAGCTATAAATAATGAGCGATCACAAGACGATGACCCTGAAGCTGATCGTCTGGCGACAGAAGGGGCCCGACAAACCTGGCCGCTTCGAGACCTACCTTGCCAAGGGGATCACGGAACACCACTCGTTCCTCGAGATGCTCGACGTTGTCAACGAGGACATCATCAAGGAGGGCCAGGAGCCCATCGTATTTGACCACGACTGCCGGGAGGGGATCTGCGGCGTCTGTTCCCAGGTCATCAACGGCCTGCCACACGGTGGACAGGAGCGAACCACGGTCTGCCAGCTTCACATGCGCAAGTTCAAGGATAATGACACCATCTATATCGAGCCGTGGCGGGCCAGGGCGTTCCCCATTCTCAAGGATCTCATCGTGGACCGCAGTGCCCTGGACAAGATCATAACCGCCGGTGGATTCACCTCGGTTAGAACGGGCGCAGCTGCTGACGGCAACTCCACCCTGGTATCCAAGGAATCTGCCGATTACGCCATGGACGCCGCCGAGTGCATCGGCTGCGGGGCCTGCGTGGCCGCGTGCCCCAACGGGGCAGCCATGCTGTTCACCGGCGCCAAGGTGTCCCAGTTCGCTGCTCTGCCCCAGGGGCAGGTGGAGGCGAAAGAGCGGGTCAACAACATGCTCGAGTCCATGCAGAAGTGCGGGTTCGGCAACTGCACCAACCACTACGAGTGCCAGGCTGCGTGCCCCAAGGGGATCGACGTCAAGTTCATCGCCCGCCTCAACCGGGAATACATCAAAGCCCTCGTGTCCTGATCGAAAGGTCGGCATCTTCGCAAAAAGCCTCTTTGAGCCATTTTGCGGGGCGATTATATCGTTGGCCTGGGAAGATCTTCGATCCAGGAGAAGACTGATCGCAAGGGAAACTGCTGTCGGCAGTGCGTCGGAAACCTCGACATGCTGCCGACAGTTCGTTTAAAACCAATTGCGGATTTCGGGTCCTTGCTTTATCTGCCAAAACAGTTATTTTATCCGTAATGAAGGATAAACAGGAGGTTCCAATGCATGCTTAGAAAAGTAATATTGAATCTGTTGGTTGTGGCCCTTGCCGTAGCGCTCAGCACTCCCGCCATGGCCGGTTACGAGATCTTCACTGCCGCCAACAGGGGTGACGTCGATATGATGGCCGCCCTGATCAGAAAGGATCCCTCCGTTGCCAACAGCAGGAGCAGCGGTGGATTCACCCCCCTGCACCTTGCGGCCATCAACGGTCATGCAAAGGCGGTGGACCTGCTCATCAAAAACGGCGCCGACGTCAATGCCAGGAACCTGGACGGGGCAACCCCTCTTATAAAAGCCGTCCAGGGGCGGCACCACGAAGTGGTGGAGTCCCTGGTCAAGGCCGGAGCCGACGTCAATATCCAGGACGATGCCGGCAACAACGCCCTGTTTTTGGCTGAAATGGAGACGAACAAGGTTATCGCACGGCTCCTGATCAAACACGCCGATGTCAACCTCAGGACGGCGGGGGGAGCTTCCTCCTTGCACATGGCGGCCGCGCGGGATGAGGATGATGTGAAGATCCTTCTGGACAAGGGCGCCGAGATCAACGCCCAGGACAACCGCGGCTGGACGCCCCTTCATTCGGCTGTCTCCAACGGCCAGGTCAATGTGGTGCGGATACTCCTGGAAAAGGGCGCCGATCCAACCCTGAAGAACAAGCGGGATGAGACCGCCCGTGATGTCGCCGAAAAAAAGGGGTTTGAGGAGATAGGGAACCTTTTTGACTGAAAAGCGGTGAAAGGTGAAGCGTGAATCGTGAAGCGTGAATCGTGAATCGTGAAGCGTGAATCGTAAAGAGTGAAACGTGACCGAAGAAGGAGGAAATATCCAATGACCAAAACCGCAAATAACCTTGCAGAAGCTTTCGCCGGCGAGTCCCAGGCCAACCGGAAATACCTCGCCTTTGCCAAAAAAGCAGACCAGGAAGGGCTGACCCAGGTGGCCAGGCTCTTCAGGGCCGCGGCGGCTGCGGAAACGGTCCACGCCCATGCCCACCTCAGGGTCCTCGGGGGGATCAGGAGCACCGAAGAAAACCTCAGGGAGGCCATCGGGGGCGAGACCCACGAGTTCACCGCCATGTATCCGCAAATGATCGAGGGTGCCATCGAAGAAGGCAACAAGGGCGCCCGGATGAGCTTCGAGTTCGCCAACGCGGTGGAAAAGATCCACGCCGAGCTGTACCAGAAAGCGCTGGAGGCGATGGGAGACCTTGCCGGGACCGACTACTATGTCTGTGACGTGTGTGGAAACACGGTTGAGGGGGAAGCGCCCGACAAGTGCCCCATCTGCGGGGTTGATAAAAGTCATTTTATGAAGATCGACTAGGAAAATTCCAAACGGAATAATAAATAGCCCGGGTATTCAACCGGGCTGTTTTCGTTTGGAATTTTCCTAGTCCAGCCTAAACCCTGAACCCTGAACCCAAATCCCCCTCTCAACCCTCCGGTTGTGTTTCTTCAACAGTCCCACCAGGTACTGGATCTCCTCGTCCTCGAGGATTCCGATCTCCTGGAAATATTCACCGATAGGCCGCTGCATCCACTTCTGGAAACCCATCACAGCACTGAACTGGAACCGGGAAAGGTATCCGTGGCGCAGGGCGGCTTCACCGATGCGCTCCCCCGGGGTCCGGAAATCGATGATTTGCCGGATCTCCTCGTCGGTTAGATAGTCCCACATCTTCGCGATCCTGCCGAATGGAGGGCGTTGTCTGCGCTGCCAGGTGATGGCCGAAATGAGAGTCTGCCAGGATACGAGGCCGGCGTAGTAGAGGAACTGGCCGAAGAGGAGGCGGCTCGCGGGGATATCGGCCTCCCAGTAATGGTCTGAGGGGCTGGCACCCTTTTTGGAATGTTCTTCGGTATCGGGCTCCTGATGATGGGTCCCGGCACAGTGTCCGGGGCCTGGTGGGGGAGGGTCGGCCGGCTGTGT
Protein-coding sequences here:
- a CDS encoding DnaJ domain-containing protein, whose protein sequence is MQVAARTSRKINYALRLLYGEQHQPPALLESLQLDELKSTFRRRAMELHPDRANLLGRDPVDLNERFRDVKLAYETLRELLTAGQIPLTMITHQEWSTQPADPPPPGPGHCAGTHHQEPDTEEHSKKGASPSDHYWEADIPASRLLFGQFLYYAGLVSWQTLISAITWQRRQRPPFGRIAKMWDYLTDEEIRQIIDFRTPGERIGEAALRHGYLSRFQFSAVMGFQKWMQRPIGEYFQEIGILEDEEIQYLVGLLKKHNRRVERGIWVQGSGFRLD
- a CDS encoding succinate dehydrogenase/fumarate reductase iron-sulfur subunit; amino-acid sequence: MSDHKTMTLKLIVWRQKGPDKPGRFETYLAKGITEHHSFLEMLDVVNEDIIKEGQEPIVFDHDCREGICGVCSQVINGLPHGGQERTTVCQLHMRKFKDNDTIYIEPWRARAFPILKDLIVDRSALDKIITAGGFTSVRTGAAADGNSTLVSKESADYAMDAAECIGCGACVAACPNGAAMLFTGAKVSQFAALPQGQVEAKERVNNMLESMQKCGFGNCTNHYECQAACPKGIDVKFIARLNREYIKALVS
- a CDS encoding rubrerythrin family protein, whose translation is MTKTANNLAEAFAGESQANRKYLAFAKKADQEGLTQVARLFRAAAAAETVHAHAHLRVLGGIRSTEENLREAIGGETHEFTAMYPQMIEGAIEEGNKGARMSFEFANAVEKIHAELYQKALEAMGDLAGTDYYVCDVCGNTVEGEAPDKCPICGVDKSHFMKID
- a CDS encoding fumarate reductase/succinate dehydrogenase flavoprotein subunit — protein: MILDGKSPTGPIEQSWDKHRFDMKLVNPSNKRKYKVLVVGTGLAGASAAASLGELGYNVEAFCYQDSPRRAHSIAAQGGINAAKNYPNDGDSIRRLFYDTVKGGDFRAREADVWRLAQVSNDIIDQCVAQGVPFARDYGGYLDNRSFGGAQVSRTFYARGQTGQQLLIGAYSALMRQVKAGTVKIYPRTEMLDLVLIDGEAKGITIRDLITGEYRTHVGDAVILCTGGYANVYDLSTMARGQSVKANWAAHKKGAFFANPCYTQIHPTCIPQAGDYQSKLTLMSESLRNDGRCWVPKNHGDNRAPGDIPEEDRDYYLERKYPSFGNLAPRDIASRAAKEQCDDGRGVGPGGRGVYLDFADAIKRLGEDTIRERYGNLFEMYELITAENGYKVPMRIYPAPHYAMGGLWVDYNCMSNLPGLFVLGEANFSVHGANRLGASALMQGLADGYFVIPYTIANYLAQTTPGMLKQDAAECLASIDEAKGVVNKLLSIDGKRTVADFHRELGKVMWDYAGMARSEESLTTAIEKIPAIREEFWENVKVPGTGQELNQQLENANRVADFMEFAELFCRDARHRKESCGGHFRVEYQTDDGEAVRDDENFCYSAGWEFKGVGNEPEMHKEPLKFENVELAVRSYK
- a CDS encoding 2-oxoacid:acceptor oxidoreductase subunit alpha, with amino-acid sequence MSGKEVFYQGNEACAEGALYAGCRFFGGYPITPSTEVAEILSRRLPRLGGAFIQMEDEIAAMASVIGASLVGKKSLTATSGPGMSLKLENLGFACLTEVPCVILNVMRGGPSTGLPTGPSQSDVMQARWGTHGDHPAIVLTPASVQEIFTETVRAFNISERLRTPVILLTDEIIGHMREKIRVPEEGELEIWDRPRPDCPPEEYKPYDTSKGIIPPMADFGTGYRWHCTGLNHDETGFPTNKPSLVQPEEERLMAKVTENLDILESYEYTQAEGARVGIMAFGSSARSAKAAIAMAAEEGIAVDFLRPITLWPYPAAPTIEMAGRVDTIIVPEMNLGQMIEEVQRCIEGRARVAGVNRVDGDPITPENILDKIREVA
- a CDS encoding ankyrin repeat domain-containing protein, which encodes MLRKVILNLLVVALAVALSTPAMAGYEIFTAANRGDVDMMAALIRKDPSVANSRSSGGFTPLHLAAINGHAKAVDLLIKNGADVNARNLDGATPLIKAVQGRHHEVVESLVKAGADVNIQDDAGNNALFLAEMETNKVIARLLIKHADVNLRTAGGASSLHMAAARDEDDVKILLDKGAEINAQDNRGWTPLHSAVSNGQVNVVRILLEKGADPTLKNKRDETARDVAEKKGFEEIGNLFD
- a CDS encoding 2-oxoacid:ferredoxin oxidoreductase subunit beta yields the protein MSFDYIKYLRPGKLPHIWCPGCAHGTVMKSIIRGIDRVGLDKDRTVIVSGIGCASRMPGYVDFNTLHTTHGRSLAFATGVKMADPSLNVICVAGDGDSLAIGGNHFIHACRRNIDITMVVFNNNIYGMTGGQFSPTTPHGKLASTTPYGNPDYAFDVVQLAMGAGATYVSRSTAYHAIPLERQIADGITHRGFSVIDALCTCPTTYGRRNKLGSAADMLLWLKDNTVGIKAAANLPDEKKEGKILTGVFRQEEKPEYCDEYKKIIKMAQGK
- a CDS encoding succinate dehydrogenase cytochrome b subunit, with amino-acid sequence MSLLTSNVGRKVLMAVSGLFLVLFAVAHLVGNSTIWLGSGWINAYAEHLHGLPVVVWPFRAFMLFMLCVHVFFGITLTLENWGANPGKYAVKKQQKITLASKTMIWTGLALLVFLVLHLLHFTIKALPGVVQIMDSHGRPDVYTMMVVGMYNILPAVLYVLAMAVLFLHTSHGIGSIFQTIGLNNDKTLPRFNLAATLLATVFLVGFGAIPVFIAAHFLN
- a CDS encoding 4Fe-4S binding protein, translated to MNKANAWNEETVVAEHEGRQITVIPRYCKGCEICVKLCPTSTLEIRDFKVHVVRIEDCNECTLCEVRCPDFAIEVAGSGKKGKK
- a CDS encoding 2-oxoacid:acceptor oxidoreductase family protein, giving the protein MAQRYEVRLSGSGGQGLVLGGVILAEAVALYEGINAVQTQSYGPEARGGASKSEVIISDGDIDYPKATSIDLLLTLTQESCDKYYSDLKDGGIILADSRMVTDLPKGNYKIYHLPIIDTAKEKVGKVFVANIVALGAIAGLVDSVSYESVEKAVLSRVPKGTEEINKRALKLGYELVA